A segment of the Brevundimonas sp. M20 genome:
GTTGAAGTCGTGGGCCGGGGTGATCTTCACCGCGCCAGAGCCTTTTGTCGGGTCGGCATACTCATCGGCGACGATGGGTATGCGGCGGCCCGTGATCGGCAGGATCACTTCATTGCCAACGATGGAAGCATAGCGCGCGTCGTCCGGATGCACCGCCACGCCGGTGTCGCCCAGCATCGTCTCCGGCCTCGTCGTGGCCACGACGATGAAGTCGCGGGTTTCCCATTTGGTCGGCTCGCCCGCCTCGTCGAAGGCGATCGGGTGTTCGTAAGTCACGCCGTCCGCCAGCGGATAGGCAAAATGCCAGTAGTGGCCCTCGACCTCGCGCTGTTCGACCTCCAGGTCGCTGATCGCCGTCTGGAAATGCGGGTCCCAGTTCACCAGCCGCTTGTCGCGATAGATCAGGCCCTCCTTGTGCAACTGGACGAAGACCTTGCGGACAGCGGCGTTCAGACCCTCGTCGAGGGTGAAGCGCTCGCGCGACCAGTCGCAGGACGAGCCCAGACGGCGCAGCTGGCGGACGATGGTCCCGCCGGATTCGGCCTTCCACTCCCAGACCTTGTCGACGAAGGCGTCGCGGCCCATTTCGCGCCGCCCGACATTGCCGGCGGCGGCCATCTGGCGCTCGACCACCATCTGGGTGGCGATGCCCGCGTGGTCGGTGCCCGGCAGCCAGAGAACGGCCTTGCCCTTCATCCGGTGATAGCGGGCCAGAATGTCCTGAAGCGTGTTGTTCAGCGCGTGGCCGATGTGCAGCGAGCCGGTCACGTTCGGCGGCGGGATGACGATCGAATAGGCGTCGGCGGCTCCGTCCGTGGCCACGGCGGCGCGGGGCGCGAACAGGCCGCTGTCCTCCCACATCGCGTACAGCCGGGGTTCAGCGGATTTCGGATCGAAAGTCTTGTCGAGCATGGTCATTCTTTTGGCCTATCGCGACACGCACGGCGTGTCGCTGCTGGAGGCGGTTCGCGAAAAGAAAAGGGCGGCCCCGCCGGAGCCGCCCTGTGGTGATCTAGTGAAGATCGGTGTGCAGGTGAAGGCTTAGCCGGCCGAGCGGGCGATACGTTCTACTTCCTTGCGTACCTCAGCCTCGACGATGCCCGGCAGGTTGGCGTCGAGCCAATCCTTGAGCATCGGGCGCAGCATTTCGGCGACCATGGCCTCGACGGTCGAGCCGCTGGCGAAGGTCAGGTCGGTCGACGACGACGCGGGCGTGGCGGCCGGCTTCTGGAAGCTGGCGGCCAGACCGGCGAAGGCCGAGGCGGCGCTGGCGGCGGCGCTTTCGCCGACGAGCGAGTCGTAATGGGGTGTCGGGACCGAAGGATGCTCCGGCGTGTGGATTTCCGGCGGCGGGGCGAAGACCGATTCGCTGACCGGCTCGGCCGGGAACGGCTCCGGCTCAGCGACCGGAGACAGGTCCAGGTCGCCGATGCTGTCAGTGGCCGGGGCTTCGTAAGTGTCGGTCAGTTCGAGAACGTCTTCCTCGACCGGCTCGGGCTCGGGCGCCGGGGCCGGCGCGGCGGCGATGACCGGTTCAGGCGCCGGGGCGGGTTCGGGAGCCGGGGCCGGCGCGGGTTCCGGCGCAGGCGCGGGCGCGGCGGCGGTTTCGGCCGGCGCGTCGTCCTCGGAGATGATCCGGCGGATGGACGCCAGGATTTCCTCCATCGTCGGTTCCTGGGCGGTCTGGTCGGTCATGGCTGTATCCCGGACGCCCACTCAGGCGGGCGATCTGATCGAAAAACTGGCGTGCGAAGCGGTTCCCCGCCCCGCACGATTGTCGTCGCATCTCAGCCCGCCGGAATCAACGGGCGTTTTTCCCCCGCCGCGAGAGTCGCGCAGGAGGCTTCAGTCGCGCGGCGCGGTCCGCACGATCTCGGACTTCAGCTGGGCGTCCACCGGAGCGTCCTCGGCGTCGGCGGCCGGCGTGATGCGCGGCGCGGCGACACGGTCGAGGGTTTCGACAACGCCGTCCCACGGCAGGGCGCCCCGGTTGCGGACGCGCTGGTAGTTGGCGGCAGGGTCATAGGCGGTCAGGGTCGGATCGAGGTCCGGGCCTTCCAGCCTGCCCATGGCGGCCAGCAGATTGGCCTGGGCGACGTATTCGTTGCGCTGGGCGCTGGCCAGGGTGACCTCGGCGTTCCGCAGTTCCAGTTCCTGGTTCAGCACGTCCAGAGTGGTGCGCAGACCGACCTGGGCCTCCTGACGCACGCCTTCGGCGGCGACGGTGGCGGCGCGAACCGCTTCCTGACCGGCCTGCAGGGTGGCGCGGGCCGAGATCGACTGGGCGTAGGCCGAGCTGACGGCCTGCAAGGTGTTGCGGCGCTCGCCCTCGACGCTGATCTGGGCGGCGTTCGAGCGTTCCAGGGCCTGGGCGACGCGCGACGAGTTCAGGCCGCCGGTGAACAGCGGCACCGACAGGGTCGCGCCGGCGGTCAGACGGGTGTTGTCGCCGATGTCGCCGATGCGGTCGAAGTCCGCGTTGGAGCCGCCGTAGCTGGCGGTGGCGCGCAGCGACGGCAGGAACTCGGCCTTGGCGGCGGCGACATTGGCTTCAGCCGCCTGCAGCGTATAGGTCGCGGCGCGAACGCCGGGGTTGTCGACCAGAGCGACGTCCAGCGCGGCGTCGAAGTCGGACGGCACGCCCGGCAGGACCGGCATCGGGGCCAGATCGCCCGGCGTCTGGCCGACGACGGCGGCGTAGGCGGCGCGCGAGACGGACAGCTGCGCGCGGGCGTTGGCCAGATCGGCTTCCGACTGGGCCAGACGGGCTTCGGACTGGGCGACGTCGGTGCGGGTGATCTCGCCGACTTCGAAACGGGCGGTCGATTCGTCCAGCTGACGACGCAGGACCGTCAGGTTGGCTTCGCGGATGCGCAGGATTTCGGTGTCGCGGATGACGTCGGCGTAGGACTGGATCACCAGAGCCAGAACGCTTTGCTCGATGTCACGCAGGTTCTCGCGTCCGGCCAGAATGTCGGCCTCGGCGGCGGTGATGGCGTGGGCGACGCGGCCGCCGGTCCAGATGTTCTGGCCCAGACCGATGCTGGCCGAGGCGCTGTCGCTGTCGTCGACGCCGCCCGAGGTGAACGGCGGCGTGCCGGTCACCGGCGAATCCGTGCGGGTGTAGGAGCCGCTCAGGGTCACATCGAGCGTGGGCCGCAGGCCGGCGCGGGCCTGAACGATGCTTTCGTCCAGCGCGCGCTGGTTGGCGCGTTGGGCCAGCAGCGAGGGGTTGGTGCGGTAGGCCAGCGCGATGGCTTCCTGCAGGGTGTCCGCCCAGGCCGGGGCGCCGATACCGGCGATCACGGCGATGACGGCGACCGAAGTAAGTGCGCGCGAGCGTTTCAGCATGATGGTTCCTGCCTGGCGCTGGGAGTGCGCCCTCATAACGTACAGCCTGATGCGGGACGGATTATGCCCGCGCCAGTTAAGTTTTTTTCACGCGTCGAGCCGCGGTCTCCGTCGGAGACGCCAACTAGAGGGCGAAGGTGGGCTCCGGCGCCAGTTCCGCAAGCAGCGGCGGGGCGGCGTCGAACAATTCCTTGCGCGATATGCCCTGTTCGCCACGCACATAGAGGACGGCCTTGCCGGCGGGGCCGGTGCGCTCGACGACGGCCAGACGCCCGCCGACGGACAGGGCCTTCAACCAGGCCTCAGGGCGGCCCGGGACGGCGGCTTCCGAAACGATGATATCGTAGCCCTCGCCCGAGGCGGCGGTCAGCGGCGCGACGACGGTGGCGACGCCGTCGGTCGCCAGGGCCGCGCCGGCGACGTCGAACACGGCGGGGTCCGATTCCTGGGCGGTGACATTCAGGCCCATCCGCGCCAGCACGGCGGCGGCATAGGGGGCGGCGACGGCCAGGGCGCGCTCGCCTTCGCGGGCATGCAGGGACATCAGCAGCTTGGACACGTCACGGGCCAGCATCAGGCGACGATCACCGGCGATCTCGACCTCGACCTCGGCATAGGCGGAGAAGGCGCGGTCAGCGGGAACGAATGCTTCGCGCGACACGGCCAGCAGGGCGGCCTGCAGGGCGCGATCCGTGACATCGTTGACCCGAACCTGGCTGTCGACCATGGCCTTGCGTGCGGCGGCGAAATCCATTTTGGAAGAATCCTGCTGAAATCTGGCGCGCTTATAGGTCTGTGCGTTGCAGCGGACAATCCGATCTGATAGCGAACCCGCCTCGCGATGGACGGCCTGGTTCTTCCAGGGCTCTCTGGCCTGATGGCGGAGTGGTTACGCAGCGGACTGCAAATCCGTGTACGCCGGTTCGATTCCGGCTCAGGCCTCCATCGCGAGAATTTCCCCTTCAGATCGATCTGCATGACGCGCACAGATTCGCGCGCCGACTTTCGTCGCGCGTTCCTCGAAGATTTTCTGCCCTTCAGGCGACCGGGGCGGTGATCCAGCCGATGGCTCCGGCCGCGCCGACAGCTGCGGCGACCACGGCGACGGCGATGCCGACGCGCGCGTTGCGACTTACGAAAACGAGAATACCGCCAAACATAGCAACGCCCCTTCCCCGGACATGGCTACAGCGACACAGGTCCAGCGCTCCATCAAGGTGTACAAAGCGTTAATCGCGATTTGGTGATCGCTTTACGCCCGGCGCGCGAAATGATGCAGGGCCAAGGCGCCCGCGACGGCGACATTCAGGGAATCGAAGCCTCCAGACATGCGAATCCCCACCGGTTCGCATCGGTCGATGATTCCCTGATCCAGGCCCGGGCCTTCCGCTCCGAGCACGATCGCCGTGCGTCCTCCGACCTGCGCCTGATCCAGGGTCCCTGTCGCAGAGGGCGTCATCGCCAGTACTCGGAAGCCCGCCGCCTTCAGGGTCTCGACCGTCTGTGATGCGTCCAGTCCTGTGCTCATCGGCGTGCGGAGCACCGCGCCCACAGAGACGCGGATGGCCTTGCGGTAGAAGGGATCACAGCAGTGCGCATCCAGCAGCACCGCGTCCGCTCCGAAGGCCGCCGCGTTACGGAAGATGCCGCCCATATTGTCGTGATTGCCGATCCCGCAAGCCAGAACGACCAGAGCCTGATCGCTGAAGCCGCCGACCAGGGTCTCCAGCGGCGTCGGCGTCGGCTTTTCGCCCAGGGCCAGTATGCCCCTGTGCAGGGGGAAGCCCGCGATGGCGTCCAGCACACCCTGCCCGGCCAGATAGACCGGCACACCATGGGGCAGGCCCTCCAGCGCGTCGGCCAGTCCGTCGAACCTGTTCTCGGCCAACAGGA
Coding sequences within it:
- a CDS encoding protein-L-isoaspartate O-methyltransferase codes for the protein MDFAAARKAMVDSQVRVNDVTDRALQAALLAVSREAFVPADRAFSAYAEVEVEIAGDRRLMLARDVSKLLMSLHAREGERALAVAAPYAAAVLARMGLNVTAQESDPAVFDVAGAALATDGVATVVAPLTAASGEGYDIIVSEAAVPGRPEAWLKALSVGGRLAVVERTGPAGKAVLYVRGEQGISRKELFDAAPPLLAELAPEPTFAL
- a CDS encoding DUF2497 domain-containing protein; translation: MTDQTAQEPTMEEILASIRRIISEDDAPAETAAAPAPAPEPAPAPAPEPAPAPEPVIAAAPAPAPEPEPVEEDVLELTDTYEAPATDSIGDLDLSPVAEPEPFPAEPVSESVFAPPPEIHTPEHPSVPTPHYDSLVGESAAASAASAFAGLAASFQKPAATPASSSTDLTFASGSTVEAMVAEMLRPMLKDWLDANLPGIVEAEVRKEVERIARSAG
- a CDS encoding RNA methyltransferase, which produces MKNFRVETPDDPRIAGFRDIREKDLTGRQGLFVAEGEVVLRVLTSAHALCRPRAVLLAENRFDGLADALEGLPHGVPVYLAGQGVLDAIAGFPLHRGILALGEKPTPTPLETLVGGFSDQALVVLACGIGNHDNMGGIFRNAAAFGADAVLLDAHCCDPFYRKAIRVSVGAVLRTPMSTGLDASQTVETLKAAGFRVLAMTPSATGTLDQAQVGGRTAIVLGAEGPGLDQGIIDRCEPVGIRMSGGFDSLNVAVAGALALHHFARRA
- a CDS encoding TolC family outer membrane protein, which gives rise to MLKRSRALTSVAVIAVIAGIGAPAWADTLQEAIALAYRTNPSLLAQRANQRALDESIVQARAGLRPTLDVTLSGSYTRTDSPVTGTPPFTSGGVDDSDSASASIGLGQNIWTGGRVAHAITAAEADILAGRENLRDIEQSVLALVIQSYADVIRDTEILRIREANLTVLRRQLDESTARFEVGEITRTDVAQSEARLAQSEADLANARAQLSVSRAAYAAVVGQTPGDLAPMPVLPGVPSDFDAALDVALVDNPGVRAATYTLQAAEANVAAAKAEFLPSLRATASYGGSNADFDRIGDIGDNTRLTAGATLSVPLFTGGLNSSRVAQALERSNAAQISVEGERRNTLQAVSSAYAQSISARATLQAGQEAVRAATVAAEGVRQEAQVGLRTTLDVLNQELELRNAEVTLASAQRNEYVAQANLLAAMGRLEGPDLDPTLTAYDPAANYQRVRNRGALPWDGVVETLDRVAAPRITPAADAEDAPVDAQLKSEIVRTAPRD